The following proteins are co-located in the [Pasteurella] mairii genome:
- the arcB gene encoding sensor histidine kinase-like protein has product MRSLRYFAQKYVEWVVRLGKLKFSLLGVCVLAIFALCTQIVISLSIIGRIYWDDIVRSIVFGLISAPFVIYFFTLLVEKLEKSRLDLAKLVGNLRKEVSERVVAERKLSVALSDLEKNHRDKTALMATISHELRTPLNGIIGLSQILLDGQLSEQQRNYLKTINVSAISLGHIFSDIIDLQKIDAQSIKLNLKEVDVYSFLNDITNFATLLAEQKRLHFDFHFAENLPHWLMLDRARLSQVLWNLINNAVKFTHKGRIRLDVKRISETEYAFSISDTGIGIPAEELDNIFKMYYQVKSSEHKSGGSGIGLAVSKTIAQLMGGDLKAYSEYGNGSTFTLTIRAEEVNKPYDTQASGPQAMTILLVEDIEVNVIVAKSLLEKLGHNVDVAMTGKEAIQKFEQNYYDLILLDIQLPDMSGFDIAAHLRRNYEEGVYDFLPPLVAFTANVMQDKSEYLQKGMDDVLRKPISLDELAQCFSSHFDETLTLDVPLPEPETADDDVVEYAMIKELVDILGGEFVYKNLMLFKETMPSYLAELSQAYQIYQQDHQAHQEVASIAHKIKGAAASVGLKHLQKVASEAQNSELPKWEVHIDEWVNELTQSWLHDVDELATWLNKIGK; this is encoded by the coding sequence ATGAGAAGTTTAAGATATTTTGCACAAAAATACGTTGAATGGGTTGTTCGTTTAGGGAAATTGAAATTCTCGTTATTAGGGGTTTGTGTTCTCGCTATTTTTGCGCTTTGTACGCAAATCGTTATCAGCTTGAGTATTATTGGGCGAATTTATTGGGATGATATTGTCCGCTCTATCGTATTCGGTTTAATTTCCGCGCCTTTTGTGATTTATTTCTTTACGTTATTAGTTGAAAAATTAGAAAAATCGCGCCTTGATTTAGCTAAATTAGTTGGAAATTTAAGAAAAGAGGTTTCTGAACGCGTAGTGGCGGAGCGAAAATTATCCGTTGCACTAAGCGATCTGGAAAAAAATCATCGAGATAAGACCGCACTTATGGCGACGATCAGCCATGAATTAAGAACGCCATTGAACGGAATTATTGGCTTAAGTCAAATATTACTTGATGGGCAATTGAGCGAGCAGCAGCGCAACTATTTGAAAACCATCAATGTTAGCGCGATTTCCCTTGGGCATATTTTCAGCGACATTATTGATTTGCAAAAAATTGATGCACAAAGCATTAAATTAAATTTAAAAGAAGTAGATGTATATAGTTTCTTAAATGATATTACCAATTTTGCGACACTCTTAGCAGAACAAAAACGGTTGCATTTTGATTTTCATTTTGCGGAAAATTTACCGCATTGGCTAATGTTAGATCGCGCAAGACTAAGCCAAGTGTTATGGAATTTGATTAATAATGCGGTGAAATTTACCCACAAAGGGCGCATTCGTTTAGATGTGAAACGCATTTCTGAAACGGAATATGCCTTTTCTATTTCGGACACGGGGATTGGTATTCCGGCGGAGGAATTGGATAATATTTTCAAAATGTACTACCAAGTTAAATCCAGCGAACACAAATCCGGCGGAAGTGGTATTGGACTTGCGGTATCAAAAACCATTGCGCAATTAATGGGCGGAGATCTTAAAGCCTATAGTGAATATGGTAACGGTTCAACATTTACCTTGACCATTCGCGCAGAGGAAGTGAATAAACCATACGATACGCAAGCATCAGGACCGCAAGCCATGACGATTTTGTTGGTTGAAGATATCGAAGTTAATGTAATTGTAGCAAAATCCCTATTGGAAAAATTGGGGCATAATGTTGATGTGGCTATGACCGGTAAAGAAGCCATTCAAAAATTTGAACAAAATTATTACGACTTGATTTTATTAGATATTCAACTTCCTGATATGTCTGGCTTTGATATTGCCGCACATTTACGTCGTAATTATGAAGAGGGTGTATATGACTTTTTACCGCCATTGGTGGCGTTTACTGCCAACGTTATGCAGGATAAATCGGAATATTTACAAAAAGGCATGGATGATGTGTTGCGCAAACCGATTTCATTAGATGAATTAGCACAATGTTTTTCTTCACATTTTGACGAAACGCTTACTTTGGATGTGCCGCTGCCAGAACCGGAAACTGCCGATGACGACGTTGTTGAGTATGCGATGATTAAAGAATTGGTCGATATTTTGGGTGGCGAATTTGTGTATAAGAATTTGATGCTGTTTAAAGAAACGATGCCAAGTTACCTTGCAGAATTATCTCAAGCGTATCAAATCTATCAACAAGATCATCAGGCACATCAAGAAGTGGCTTCCATTGCGCATAAAATTAAGGGCGCCGCGGCATCTGTCGGATTGAAACATTTGCAAAAAGTCGCATCCGAAGCGCAAAATTCTGAATTGCCGAAATGGGAAGTTCACATTGATGAATGGGTTAACGAACTTACACAATCTTGGCTTCATGATGTAGATGAATTAGCCACTTGGCTAAATAAAATTGGCAAGTAA
- a CDS encoding IS200 transposase, protein MASKSNDDSSLSHTRWNSKYHIVFIPKYRRKAIYGKLRVDIGGILRQLCDYKNVEIIEAHAMKEHIHMLLKIPPKLAVSSFMGYLKGKSSLMIFERHGNLKYKYGNRHFWAKGYYVSTVGLNTKVVEEYIRNQEKEDMIQDNLSKKEYVDPFKG, encoded by the coding sequence ATGGCAAGTAAATCCAATGACGATTCAAGTCTATCACACACGAGATGGAACAGTAAGTATCATATTGTGTTTATTCCGAAATATCGAAGAAAGGCAATTTATGGGAAATTGCGAGTTGATATAGGAGGGATATTAAGGCAATTATGTGACTACAAAAATGTAGAAATCATAGAAGCTCATGCAATGAAAGAGCATATTCATATGCTATTAAAGATACCGCCGAAATTGGCAGTGTCGAGTTTTATGGGATATCTTAAAGGTAAATCTTCATTGATGATATTTGAACGACATGGGAATTTAAAATACAAATACGGAAATAGGCACTTTTGGGCGAAAGGCTACTATGTGAGTACGGTAGGCTTAAACACAAAAGTAGTGGAAGAATACATCAGGAATCAAGAAAAAGAAGATATGATTCAGGATAATTTATCGAAGAAAGAATATGTAGACCCCTTTAAGGGGTAA
- the wzzE_2 gene encoding putative lipopolysaccharide biosynthesis protein Wzz-like protein: protein MQNKTGAKQILILLLFLIIFAIGGYAASYLVKPQWKVEVQLAPPTTNELGNYYSLFSMYQLVTEDKNEVFGASDIVYQELTRQFLSYDTLREFWQNNEYYKQKMTGDATEDRQLLDNLVRRVKVTLSNREIEKVSLELDNPKQTMDLMTALIDFVNMRTRNAVYGELIIRWKNVFNQVNSAVQLDVDNLATEQRVAISSWQGKLSMMKSVNALDNKLMAFRFMKAPDLPFESSSPNKIQWGISGAGVGFLVGLFLLALFNLRRK, encoded by the coding sequence ATGCAAAATAAGACTGGCGCTAAACAGATTTTGATTTTATTACTTTTTCTCATTATTTTTGCGATTGGCGGGTATGCAGCTAGCTATTTGGTGAAACCACAATGGAAAGTTGAGGTGCAATTGGCGCCGCCAACGACGAATGAATTAGGTAACTATTATTCGTTGTTTTCAATGTATCAATTAGTGACGGAAGACAAAAATGAGGTGTTTGGGGCGAGCGATATTGTTTATCAGGAATTGACTCGTCAATTTTTATCCTATGATACATTGCGCGAATTTTGGCAAAATAATGAATATTATAAACAAAAAATGACCGGCGATGCGACAGAGGATCGCCAGTTATTAGATAATTTGGTGAGACGAGTCAAGGTGACATTGAGCAATAGAGAAATTGAAAAAGTGAGCCTTGAATTAGATAATCCTAAACAAACGATGGATTTAATGACCGCACTTATTGATTTTGTCAATATGCGTACGAGAAATGCGGTTTATGGTGAGTTGATTATACGTTGGAAAAATGTATTTAATCAAGTTAATAGCGCAGTACAATTGGATGTAGATAATTTAGCCACGGAACAACGGGTGGCAATTTCTTCATGGCAAGGAAAATTAAGTATGATGAAATCGGTTAATGCATTGGATAATAAATTAATGGCGTTTCGTTTTATGAAAGCACCGGATTTACCTTTTGAAAGTTCGTCACCAAATAAAATTCAATGGGGAATTAGCGGAGCTGGCGTAGGTTTTCTTGTGGGATTATTTTTGCTTGCTTTGTTTAATCTGCGAAGAAAGTAA
- the wecA gene encoding undecaprenyl-phosphate alpha-N-acetylglucosaminyl 1-phosphate transferase, whose protein sequence is MLLSLFVTFLGALLTLFIMRPVAQKIGLVDKPNYRKRHQGAIPLIGGISLFMGNLCFYLLEWDQMRLPGLYIFSIFVLLAIGILDDRYDISPFLRAGIQAILAILMIDMGNIYLDHLGQIIGPFQLTLGTIGLIITVFATIAVINAFNMIDGIDGLLGGLSSVAFVSIGILLILDNQMDLAYWSFALIVAILPYFMLNLGIPLGPKFKVFMGDAGSTLIGFTIIWILLLSTQGKGHPMNPITALWIIAIPVVDMIAIIYRRLRKGRSPFRPDRLHVHHLMMRAGLTSRQAFLLITFLAALCAGFGILGEIFYINEWVMFIAFILLFFIYSFSIARAWRITRWVRRMKRRARRAKQA, encoded by the coding sequence ATGCTACTTAGCTTATTTGTTACTTTTCTTGGAGCATTATTGACACTTTTTATTATGCGCCCAGTAGCGCAAAAAATAGGATTGGTCGATAAACCGAACTATCGTAAACGCCATCAAGGTGCTATTCCGTTGATTGGCGGTATTTCCTTATTTATGGGAAATTTATGCTTCTATTTGTTGGAATGGGATCAAATGCGATTGCCAGGATTATATATTTTCAGTATTTTTGTTCTGCTCGCCATTGGTATTTTAGATGACCGTTATGATATTAGCCCATTTTTGCGCGCGGGAATTCAGGCAATTCTTGCAATTTTGATGATTGATATGGGGAATATTTACCTCGATCATCTTGGGCAAATTATTGGACCTTTCCAACTGACATTGGGAACGATTGGATTGATTATTACCGTGTTCGCGACTATTGCGGTGATTAATGCATTTAATATGATTGATGGAATTGATGGCTTGTTGGGCGGGCTTTCCAGTGTGGCGTTTGTTTCTATCGGCATTTTGTTAATTCTGGATAACCAAATGGATTTAGCTTATTGGAGTTTTGCTTTAATTGTGGCAATTTTGCCTTATTTTATGCTGAATTTGGGTATTCCGTTAGGACCTAAGTTTAAAGTCTTTATGGGCGATGCGGGGAGTACGTTGATCGGTTTTACGATTATTTGGATCCTATTATTAAGTACGCAAGGAAAAGGACATCCAATGAACCCGATCACAGCGCTTTGGATTATTGCAATTCCTGTGGTGGACATGATTGCAATTATTTATCGTCGTTTGCGTAAAGGGAGAAGCCCGTTTCGACCAGATCGCCTGCACGTGCATCATTTGATGATGCGAGCGGGATTGACATCGCGACAAGCCTTTTTATTGATTACATTTTTAGCCGCACTTTGCGCTGGGTTTGGTATTTTAGGTGAGATTTTCTATATTAATGAATGGGTAATGTTTATTGCATTTATTCTGCTTTTCTTTATCTATTCATTTTCTATTGCTCGCGCTTGGCGGATTACGCGTTGGGTTCGTCGTATGAAACGTCGCGCTAGACGCGCAAAACAAGCCTAA
- the hemL gene encoding glutamate-1-semialdehyde 2,1-aminomutase, with protein MTHSATLFSRAQQVIPGGVNSPVRAFKGVGGTPVFIEKAKGAYVFDTDGKQYIDYVGSWGPMVLGHNHPAILSAVIKTAENGLSFGAPTPLEIELAELVCQLVPSIEMVRMVSSGTEATMSAIRLARGYTKRDKIIKFEGCYHGHSDSLLVKAGSGALTLGQPSSPGVPEDFAKHTLTCEYNNIDSVKRAFEQYPNDIACLIIEPVAGNMNCVPPKAGFLQALRELCDQYGTVFIIDEVMTGFRVALGGAQQYYGVTPDLTTLGKIIGGGMPVGAFGGKKEIMQYIAPTGPVYQAGTLSGNPITMAAGLACLNELKKAGNEQRLAQLTETLAQGLKALAQKHEIPFVINYVGGMFGFFFTQLNEVNSYQDVMQSDVARFNQFFHQMLQQGVYLAPSAFEAGFMSLAHSEQDIGRTLAAADIAFATLK; from the coding sequence ATGACGCATTCAGCTACTTTATTTTCTCGCGCCCAACAAGTGATTCCCGGTGGCGTAAACTCTCCTGTTCGTGCCTTTAAAGGCGTAGGTGGAACACCCGTTTTTATTGAAAAAGCCAAAGGTGCCTATGTTTTTGATACCGATGGCAAACAATATATTGATTATGTCGGCTCTTGGGGCCCGATGGTATTGGGTCACAACCACCCCGCTATCTTAAGTGCTGTCATAAAAACGGCAGAAAATGGATTAAGCTTTGGCGCGCCAACCCCCCTCGAAATTGAATTAGCCGAATTAGTCTGCCAATTAGTTCCTTCGATTGAAATGGTTCGCATGGTCAGTTCAGGAACCGAAGCGACAATGTCCGCCATTCGCTTAGCGCGCGGTTATACCAAACGCGATAAAATCATCAAATTTGAAGGTTGTTACCACGGTCATTCCGACAGTTTATTAGTAAAAGCCGGCTCCGGCGCCTTAACTTTGGGTCAACCAAGTTCGCCGGGCGTGCCTGAAGATTTCGCTAAACATACCTTAACTTGCGAATACAACAATATTGATTCAGTCAAACGAGCATTTGAACAATACCCAAATGATATCGCGTGCCTAATTATCGAACCCGTCGCCGGCAACATGAACTGTGTTCCACCAAAAGCAGGCTTTTTACAAGCGCTACGTGAACTCTGTGATCAATACGGAACTGTATTTATCATTGATGAAGTCATGACCGGCTTCCGTGTTGCCCTCGGCGGTGCGCAACAATATTATGGCGTCACCCCGGATCTGACCACCTTAGGCAAAATTATCGGCGGCGGTATGCCGGTTGGCGCCTTTGGTGGCAAGAAAGAAATTATGCAATATATCGCGCCAACAGGTCCGGTTTACCAAGCTGGTACATTATCCGGCAACCCTATTACTATGGCTGCAGGTCTTGCCTGCTTAAACGAACTCAAAAAAGCCGGCAATGAGCAACGTCTTGCTCAACTTACTGAAACCTTAGCGCAAGGCTTAAAAGCGCTGGCACAAAAACACGAAATTCCATTTGTCATCAATTATGTCGGCGGAATGTTTGGCTTTTTCTTCACGCAATTAAACGAAGTCAACTCTTATCAAGACGTGATGCAATCAGATGTCGCCCGTTTTAATCAATTCTTCCATCAAATGTTGCAGCAAGGCGTTTACCTCGCCCCGTCGGCATTTGAAGCTGGTTTTATGTCGTTGGCACATTCCGAGCAAGATATTGGGCGCACCCTTGCGGCAGCCGATATTGCTTTTGCTACCTTAAAATAA
- a CDS encoding Predicted permease, DMT superfamily, with protein sequence MANKITSSTYHLALLKVHFTAVLFGATGVLSVLIKSDADVLVLGRVIIAFLVLSAYFLLKPIPLTKLSPKAILFQFVLGTLLSLHWVTFYIGVKVGGVAIGTLGFASFPAFVGLFEMLVFKERLKFREFILLVCISIGLILITPEFQFTNQATQGLLWGILSGAIYAILAILNRKNAQYLSGSQASWWQYLVSVIILLPFSYHKLPVVSTLDWFWIACIGLLCTSLAYTLFVSSLGTINARTAAMIISLEPVYAIIMAWAWLDETPTLTMLLGGALIILPVAFVNFFNPPNG encoded by the coding sequence ATGGCAAATAAAATAACCTCTAGCACATATCATCTCGCGTTACTCAAAGTCCATTTTACCGCCGTATTATTCGGCGCCACCGGCGTACTTAGCGTATTAATCAAAAGCGACGCTGACGTTCTCGTCCTCGGGCGAGTGATCATTGCTTTTTTAGTTTTGTCCGCTTATTTTCTGCTCAAACCAATTCCCTTAACCAAATTATCGCCAAAAGCCATCTTATTCCAGTTTGTCTTAGGCACATTATTATCCCTACACTGGGTCACCTTTTATATTGGCGTCAAAGTTGGTGGTGTCGCTATTGGAACATTAGGATTTGCCAGTTTTCCGGCGTTTGTCGGTTTATTTGAAATGCTCGTCTTTAAAGAGCGGTTAAAATTTCGCGAGTTTATTCTCTTGGTTTGCATTTCCATTGGCTTAATTTTAATTACCCCCGAATTTCAATTTACCAACCAGGCAACACAAGGGTTGTTGTGGGGCATTTTATCCGGTGCCATCTATGCCATCCTCGCCATTCTTAATCGTAAAAATGCCCAATACCTATCCGGCTCACAAGCCAGCTGGTGGCAATATCTGGTTAGCGTCATTATTTTGTTACCCTTTTCTTATCACAAATTGCCCGTCGTATCCACCCTCGACTGGTTTTGGATCGCCTGTATCGGCTTACTTTGCACCAGCCTGGCCTACACCCTCTTTGTCTCCAGCCTAGGTACGATCAACGCCCGTACCGCCGCCATGATCATTTCCTTAGAACCGGTTTACGCCATTATCATGGCATGGGCATGGCTAGATGAAACACCAACGCTTACCATGCTACTCGGTGGAGCATTAATTATTCTGCCCGTTGCATTTGTCAATTTTTTTAACCCCCCAAATGGGTAA
- the dhaK gene encoding PTS-dependent dihydroxyacetone kinase, dihydroxyacetone-binding subunit DhaK, which produces MKKLINSIEMVLDEQLQGLAKAHANLILNTDPVYVRRADAPISGKVALISGGGSGHEPMHAGFVGKGMLDAACPGAIFTSPTPDQMVECGLSVDSGAGVLLLVKNYTGDVLNFETATELLADSGVKVATVLVDDDVAVKDSLYTAGRRGVANTVMLEKLLGAAAAQGYTLDQLAELGYQLNNAGHSIGIALGACTVPAAGKPSFTLAENEMEFGVGIHGEPGIERRPFVNLDKTVTEMFDTLIANGDYERTVRRWNHKNNQWDELQDSKKALQKGDRVIALVNNLGAVPLSELYGVYNKLGQIATAFGLKIERNLIGSFCTSLDMQGISITLLKVDDNILELWDAPVNTPALRWGE; this is translated from the coding sequence ATGAAAAAACTGATCAATTCTATTGAAATGGTTCTTGATGAACAATTACAGGGCTTGGCAAAAGCACATGCTAATTTAATTTTAAACACGGATCCCGTTTATGTTCGTCGCGCTGATGCGCCGATCAGCGGAAAAGTAGCATTGATTTCCGGCGGCGGTAGCGGTCATGAACCCATGCACGCTGGGTTTGTTGGGAAAGGAATGTTAGATGCCGCCTGTCCGGGCGCTATTTTTACATCACCAACACCAGATCAAATGGTTGAATGTGGCTTAAGTGTAGATAGTGGCGCCGGCGTATTATTACTGGTCAAAAACTACACCGGTGATGTACTAAATTTCGAAACTGCGACAGAACTACTCGCCGATAGCGGAGTGAAAGTCGCAACGGTATTAGTCGATGATGATGTGGCAGTAAAAGACAGCCTCTATACCGCGGGACGACGAGGGGTGGCAAATACGGTTATGCTAGAAAAATTATTAGGTGCAGCTGCAGCCCAAGGTTACACATTAGACCAACTCGCCGAGCTTGGCTATCAACTGAATAACGCGGGACATTCTATTGGTATCGCATTAGGTGCTTGTACTGTACCCGCAGCGGGTAAACCTTCCTTCACGCTTGCTGAAAATGAAATGGAATTCGGCGTTGGAATTCATGGCGAACCTGGGATTGAACGCCGTCCATTCGTCAATCTAGATAAAACAGTGACAGAAATGTTTGATACATTAATTGCTAATGGTGATTATGAACGTACCGTTCGACGCTGGAATCATAAAAATAACCAATGGGATGAACTGCAAGATAGCAAAAAAGCCTTACAAAAAGGCGATCGTGTGATTGCTTTGGTGAACAACCTTGGAGCGGTGCCTTTATCTGAACTTTATGGCGTTTATAATAAACTGGGACAAATCGCAACCGCGTTCGGTTTAAAAATAGAACGTAATTTAATCGGATCTTTCTGTACCTCATTGGATATGCAGGGTATTTCTATTACGTTACTAAAAGTCGATGATAATATTCTTGAATTATGGGACGCGCCGGTTAATACACCAGCATTACGTTGGGGCGAATAA
- the dhaL gene encoding putative kinase produces the protein MSMTKAQILQWLENCKQIMDAQRDYLTQLDTDIGDGDHGLNMQRGFSKALEKVATVSDKDIGTILKTVGMTLLSQVGGASGPLYGTLFIKGSQSAVGKEEISAEELIAVLKNGVDSIVARGRAELGDKTMCDVWLPVLAELNTADKSQPLTKLLESAVKKAEETLATTIPMVAKKGRASYLGERSAGHQDPGATSSTYLLKALYDAVK, from the coding sequence ATGAGTATGACAAAAGCGCAGATCTTACAATGGCTTGAAAATTGTAAACAAATCATGGATGCGCAACGCGATTATTTAACCCAACTGGATACAGATATTGGCGATGGTGATCACGGATTAAATATGCAACGAGGCTTTAGCAAAGCCTTAGAAAAAGTTGCCACGGTATCAGACAAAGATATCGGTACTATTTTGAAAACAGTAGGCATGACATTACTCTCGCAAGTCGGTGGAGCCAGTGGTCCATTATATGGAACATTGTTTATTAAGGGCTCACAAAGTGCGGTGGGGAAAGAAGAAATTTCAGCAGAAGAACTGATTGCTGTGCTTAAAAATGGCGTAGATAGCATTGTGGCACGTGGTCGTGCAGAACTCGGAGATAAAACCATGTGTGATGTTTGGTTACCTGTATTAGCCGAATTGAATACCGCCGACAAATCCCAACCACTGACTAAACTACTAGAAAGCGCGGTCAAAAAAGCCGAAGAAACTTTAGCCACAACTATTCCAATGGTAGCGAAAAAAGGGCGAGCAAGTTATCTCGGAGAACGCAGCGCAGGTCATCAAGATCCTGGCGCCACCTCAAGCACTTATCTTTTAAAAGCGTTATATGACGCAGTCAAATAG
- the dhaM gene encoding PTS-dependent dihydroxyacetone kinase, phosphotransferase subunit dhaM, translating to MVNLVLVSHSQKLAEGLADITRQMAGEGCKIAVAAGIDDTNNSIGTDATKIMSAIEEVYSPDGVVIFVDLGSAILSAETALDLLDPEITKHVVISYASLVEGAFAAAVSAAGGDDLQTVLAEANTAATLKLAQAH from the coding sequence ATGGTTAATTTAGTCCTTGTTTCTCACAGCCAAAAATTAGCAGAAGGCTTAGCAGATATTACACGCCAAATGGCGGGAGAGGGGTGTAAAATTGCTGTTGCAGCAGGTATTGATGATACCAATAATTCCATTGGCACGGACGCAACAAAAATCATGTCAGCGATAGAAGAAGTGTATTCGCCTGATGGTGTGGTAATTTTTGTTGATCTAGGTAGCGCAATTTTAAGTGCGGAAACAGCTCTTGATTTGCTCGATCCAGAAATCACTAAGCATGTAGTTATCAGTTATGCCTCGTTAGTGGAAGGTGCATTCGCCGCTGCGGTTAGCGCCGCTGGTGGAGATGATTTACAAACCGTTCTTGCCGAAGCAAATACCGCTGCCACATTAAAATTAGCACAAGCGCATTAA
- the ruvB gene encoding holliday junction ATP-dependent DNA helicase RuvB — MIEADRIISATAKLDDEYLDRAIRPKLLADYVGQPQVCEQMEIFIQAAKLRQDALDHLLIFGPPGLGKTTLANIVANEMGVNIRTTSGPVLEKAGDLAAMLTNLEPHDVLFIDEIHRLSPAIEEVLYPAMEDYQLDIMIGEGPAARSIKLDLPPFTLVGATTRAGSLTSPLRDRFGIVQRLEFYSVEDLTAIVTRSAVCLNLEIEPDAAQEIACRSRGTPRIANRLLRRVRDYADVKNQGVISVKIAQAALSMLDVDHAGFDFMDRKLLQAIIERFDGGPVGLDNLAAAIGEERDTIEDVLEPFLIQQGFLQRTPRGRIATSRTYRHFGLEKLAE; from the coding sequence ATGATTGAAGCGGATCGTATTATTAGCGCGACAGCAAAATTGGATGATGAATATTTAGATCGCGCTATTCGTCCTAAATTATTAGCAGATTATGTGGGACAACCGCAGGTTTGCGAACAAATGGAGATCTTTATTCAAGCCGCGAAATTGCGTCAAGATGCGCTCGATCATTTGCTCATTTTCGGTCCTCCGGGATTGGGGAAAACCACACTCGCGAATATTGTTGCGAATGAAATGGGGGTGAATATTCGGACGACATCTGGTCCGGTATTGGAAAAAGCTGGTGATTTGGCAGCAATGCTGACCAATTTGGAACCGCATGATGTTTTGTTTATTGATGAAATTCATCGTTTATCTCCTGCAATCGAGGAGGTGTTGTATCCGGCTATGGAAGATTATCAACTGGATATTATGATCGGCGAGGGACCGGCGGCGCGTTCAATTAAATTAGATTTACCACCATTTACTTTAGTCGGCGCGACGACCCGCGCCGGCTCGCTGACGTCCCCGTTACGTGATCGTTTTGGTATTGTGCAGCGCCTTGAGTTTTATTCAGTGGAAGATTTAACCGCTATTGTAACGAGAAGTGCGGTCTGTTTAAATTTAGAAATTGAACCTGATGCGGCACAAGAAATCGCCTGTCGTTCTCGTGGTACGCCACGCATTGCCAACCGCTTATTGCGTCGAGTACGCGATTATGCGGATGTCAAAAATCAAGGGGTTATTTCGGTTAAAATCGCTCAAGCTGCCTTGTCTATGCTAGATGTAGATCATGCCGGATTTGATTTTATGGATCGCAAATTGTTGCAAGCGATTATTGAGCGTTTTGACGGCGGTCCGGTGGGATTGGATAACCTTGCTGCCGCGATCGGCGAAGAACGAGATACTATTGAAGACGTGTTGGAACCTTTTTTGATTCAGCAAGGCTTTTTACAACGCACCCCGCGCGGACGAATCGCCACCTCGCGTACTTATCGACATTTTGGCTTGGAGAAACTGGCAGAATAA
- the ruvA gene encoding holliday junction ATP-dependent DNA helicase RuvA, translated as MIGRLTGIIIEKQPPEMLLDVQGVGYELLLPMTSFYDLPELHQQVTLFTHLVVREDAHLLFGFAQKNDRTLFRELIKTNGVGSKLALAILSAMSVNEFAYAIEREELSKLVKIPGVGKKTAERLLVELKGKFKGVAQGDFFVESRHLPNLERPSVSTNVSLDDAIAALIALGYKPADAEKMVKKVAKPELSSEQLIREALKAAL; from the coding sequence ATGATTGGGCGTTTAACCGGAATAATTATTGAAAAACAACCGCCGGAAATGTTATTGGATGTGCAAGGTGTTGGTTATGAATTGTTATTGCCAATGACCAGCTTTTATGATTTACCGGAGTTACATCAGCAGGTAACTTTATTTACTCATCTCGTAGTGCGTGAAGATGCGCATCTTCTTTTTGGATTTGCACAAAAAAATGACCGCACTTTATTTCGTGAATTAATCAAAACTAACGGGGTTGGATCCAAATTAGCATTGGCGATTTTATCGGCAATGTCGGTGAATGAATTTGCTTATGCCATCGAGCGAGAAGAATTGTCTAAATTGGTGAAAATTCCCGGTGTTGGCAAGAAAACAGCAGAGCGCTTGTTGGTGGAATTAAAAGGCAAATTTAAAGGCGTGGCACAGGGCGATTTCTTTGTGGAAAGTCGCCACCTACCAAACCTTGAGCGTCCATCAGTCAGTACAAATGTGTCCTTAGATGATGCGATAGCCGCTTTGATTGCCTTGGGGTATAAACCGGCAGATGCAGAGAAAATGGTAAAAAAAGTAGCTAAGCCGGAATTATCCAGTGAGCAATTAATTCGTGAAGCGCTAAAAGCGGCGTTATAG